A window of Candidatus Parvarchaeota archaeon contains these coding sequences:
- a CDS encoding flap endonuclease-1 — translation MGELSLMGVSISELVASSPTGFKQLAGKKIAIDAYNTLYQFLTSIRQADGTPLMDSKGNPTGHLSGTFYRNSKLLEAGIRPIYVFDGIPPDMKKSTLDARKEMKLEAEEKFRLAREQGREEDARKYAARTTRLTKAMIEEVKELLGCMGIPCIQAPSEGEAQASALVANGLAYAVGSQDFDSLLFGAPLLLRNLSVSGKRKVPGKFEFVEVGPELVSLSQTLEKNGIERRQLIWLGILIGNDFGSGIKGIGPKKALKIVKECKALEDVVQYAKTELKYDFPENVFEIERFFLEPPVLKGSDVELALEFKAPDRQELEKFLCDKHDFSHERVERAAEALVKKFNDKTEQTGLGQWF, via the coding sequence GGGCTTCAAGCAGCTTGCAGGAAAAAAAATTGCGATTGACGCATATAACACGCTTTACCAATTTTTAACTTCAATAAGGCAGGCAGATGGCACACCACTCATGGATTCGAAGGGGAACCCTACGGGGCACCTAAGCGGGACTTTTTACAGGAATTCAAAGCTTCTGGAGGCTGGAATAAGGCCCATCTATGTTTTTGATGGCATTCCCCCCGACATGAAAAAATCAACGCTGGATGCAAGAAAGGAGATGAAGCTTGAGGCTGAGGAAAAGTTCAGGCTTGCCCGCGAGCAGGGCAGGGAGGAAGATGCAAGAAAATATGCCGCGCGCACAACAAGGCTGACAAAAGCCATGATTGAAGAAGTCAAGGAGCTGCTAGGCTGCATGGGGATTCCTTGCATTCAGGCGCCAAGTGAAGGTGAGGCGCAGGCTTCCGCACTTGTTGCCAATGGGCTGGCCTATGCTGTTGGCTCGCAGGATTTTGACTCGCTTCTTTTTGGCGCCCCTCTGTTGCTTCGGAATTTGTCTGTGTCCGGGAAAAGAAAGGTTCCTGGAAAATTCGAGTTTGTGGAAGTGGGGCCAGAGCTTGTGTCTTTGAGCCAGACACTTGAAAAAAATGGAATTGAAAGAAGGCAGCTAATCTGGCTTGGGATACTTATAGGAAATGACTTTGGCTCTGGGATTAAGGGGATAGGGCCAAAAAAGGCGCTCAAGATTGTAAAGGAGTGCAAGGCTCTTGAAGATGTTGTGCAGTATGCAAAAACTGAATTGAAATACGACTTTCCAGAAAATGTTTTTGAGATTGAGAGGTTTTTCCTTGAGCCCCCAGTTCTCAAAGGCAGTGACGTTGAGCTGGCCTTAGAGTTTAAGGCACCTGACAGGCAAGAGCTTGAAAAATTCTTGTGCGACAAGCACGACTTTTCGCACGAGCGGGTGGAAAGGGCAGCTGAAGCACTTGTGAAAAAATTCAACGACAAGACGGAGCAGACAGGGCTTGGGCAGTGGTTCTAA